The segment CTGCTCCGACGGGTGAACTGAATCGAAGAACACGTACTTGTCCGCGTCTTGACACGTCAGCGGTTCGTCCAGGCCGCACATCACAGATGTCTCGATGAGTCCTGTGCCACAGCAGCCTTGCTCAACGTTCTCGAATCCTGCAGCTCATCGATCGCAAACAAACAAATTAAAACcccagtgtgtgtgtgtgtgtgtgtcaatTCGATCTAGAGCTGATCCGATGCAAGAATCAGTGCACGCGTTGTGAAGAACTGAAGATTAATTAGATTTTTGGATCACTCACTCACCGTAGTCCGACGGATTGGCGACGATGTCAGCCACGACGCTGTACGTCTCCGCGTAGACCACCCGCGCGCCGGCGAGCTCGCCGTCGAGCCTCCTCACGACCTCCTGCAGCCCGGCGTTGAACGTCGCCGCCAGGCGGTTGTACTCCTCGTTGCAGTCGCCGGGGTCGTCGCGGTTGAGCGTCCTGGCGGCGGGGATGCACCCGAACGGCGCGAGGCCGGTGAACTCCATCTTGCGCGCGCCGAGGCCGTAGGCGTCGCGGACGGCAGCCTCGGCGAGGCCGACGAGGTACGCGGCGTACTCCGCCGGCGTGTACTGGGCTTGCCGGAGAGGGAAGGTGAAGTAGTTGACGATGAAGTCGTTGgtgccgatgctgaagatgtACACGGCCTCGGCGATGATGCCGTTCGCCGCGGTCTCCCCCTTTGCGAGCTGCAGTCTCGCCTTGTACTCCTTGAAGTACTCCAGCTGCTGGCTCATGGGGATAACTGACTGGAATAAATTCCAACAGGTTCCAAACAATAGAGTAATTAAGTTGTTGAATAATACGTAGTACTTCTTAGAAGATTATTTTAGGGTTaccagaagaaagaaaaaacaaaattttGTTATGGCCAAAATTTTGTTACCAAATTGTGTGTGGCACGGGCTCGGGCTGGTGGAACGCGCGAGACAGTGGTGAGCATGCAGCTGGTGGCGTGCGGGAGCAGTGCCGGTCATGAGGAAGAAGATAGCGAAGGGGGAGTAAGAAGATGATAGCTTGTAGGGCCCACACGTCAATGGCATGGGAGACAAGAGAGCAGAGGGGCACTTTGGGCAATAAAGAATACAATGACATGTGTGTGGGTCCAACATATGTCATCCCAAACATATAAAGTGACATATATTAGGTAGAACAAAATTTATAATGACACGATTTAAAAAAAGATAATGAACTACTATAGTATATATATCTCCAATCCACGAAAACCATATATAATGGCACCAATGTAATTAGTCCAAGATTAAATTGGGGTCTAGCTCCTAGCCTCCTGTCGCGCTCCATAGTTGGCACGACACCGAGAGGTCGAATGCCGAAGAGCGAAGACAGTTAGGGGTGCAAAGAGGTAACCTTTAGGTGCACCTCCAAACCTATTTAGTTCAAATATTTGTACTACTTCTTAATTTTTTTGGAgaagtagtataaatatttgaACTAAAGAGGTTTAGAGGTGCACCTAATCATCACTCATTTGCACCCCTAAAGACAGTGATGGGAAAATGCAAGAAAAAAAATCCTTGCCCCCTTCGTGTGTGGGCTTGTAGTGGCGGTAGCTACAAAGAGCATCGAGGAGCATCGTGTGGGAAAAGGATGCTTGCAGTTGCAGGAGAGGGGAGGCACGTGTAGAAAACTCCTACGTGGTCGTGTGGATGGCGAGCTACAATGACTCCAGGATTCTACCGAGCGAATATGTTGAGATAGCAGGTGGAAACGAGAAAGAAACCTATTAGACTTGTTTTCTAGCGTAGAACCGCTAAAGCAAACTTGGTGCAGGGGGTGACGAGGCTGTAAGAGTTGCTCCTAGACACTTGGATAATCAACTAAACACATATTTTAATTCTTCAAAGACCTAATGATGTGGCCCCTATGTGTCGCATGGTTATCATCCAGGCATCTTATTTCTTAGCCTAAGTTGAACTTTGACTTGGCTCCAATCCAAACATCTGCTTGTACTTTACCAACCTTTTGCCATGGCAAAATTGGCTTGTTTTACCTTATATCAACGTGAACCTAATTACCTAACACAGCCAAGGTGCTATATAGAGCAGAGTCAAAATAAAGTGACGACAGAAATACATCACTCTTGAGAGAGCAAAGGGGGTCCGTTGCCATATGTCAGTTTGTTGAACCATTGTATTTATACGCTGGCTTAGTCAGTCCTATGTAAACTTTGCGTCTTATATTTGCAAGGTGACGAGGAAACAGCAGCATGGGCCACCAGTCAAAATAAAGGAGAACATGGCATATATAGGCGCATATATAGCAGAAGGTATATATAGAACGATCGATCGAGCGAGGTTTCCTTACTGCGATTTCCGCTGTCAAATCATCCAGCCCGGTGCCTCCGGAGGCAAAGCTGACGCCGGTGGCGAGCTGGTCGATGGTGTAGCCGGGGTCCAGGTACGCCGGCACCGACGACGGCAAGCCGAACGCCTCCGAGAGGAAGTCGGTGACGAGGCGGCCGTTGGAGAACCTGCCGGTGGCGACGCCCCTGTCGAAGTCGCGGCCGTACGGCGGGAAGTTGCCCCTGGCGACGGTGGGGATGAAGTTGTTGTTGCCGGCGTCCACCGTCGAGTCCCCGAACACGATCAGCGCCGGCACCTTGCCGGCGGCGGTGGCCCTGCGAGAGAAATGGAGGACGAGAAGCAGTGGCAGCCAGCAGCACGGGCGGCTGCGGCTttgtgacgacgacgacgacgacgacgacgacggcatgTCGTTTGCTTTGGTGGGGTGTCGTTGCTCTCTATAGCGAGGCGCACGCGCACACTGAAACTTAAATACTAGTGTGCTGTTGGGAGTTGCCTGTATCGTCAATACTAGCAGGAAGCGTTTGTTCATTAATATTTGCTGGTGGTGCATTCTTGTTGGCTTATTAAACGTACACGTATGATTTGACCTGGAATAGCAAGATAACGCTCTTGAGAGTGAGAGCTGAGCTGAGCTATTCTAGCTCTCTTCGAGCCTTCTTCATCTAATTTTGAGGCGCTTAACTGTACTTTGTTGTGGGTGTGTAGTACTCATTTTTCCCTGCCTAGACCCCTAACGTATGAATTGGTAGCTAGTTTAGCCAGAGGCCCAGAGCCCCGTTCCTAGTTCTAGGCTTCATCCTCATACGAATGCAGAAAAGAAATGCTTTATCACGAGTAGCGCGTATTCTTACTCATCTTGTAATTATATTTAACTTTTGTTATTTCCGGTGAAGGTAAACATAAACATTATTCACTTACACGTACAGCCCAACATGCATGGGACGAAGAGATAACATGTTCTAGTGTTGCAGCCTTTGAACCTGCAGCAGTGTGATGCTCCGATCGATCACTACCGATTCTTGTGTGTAACCAGTAGTGATGTACCGAAAGTCCCATCGACAGTTCTCTATTTATTACAATGTCAATGATAGTTGATAAGATACCGGTTGATGGATTCTAAAGTTGTTCGATTCTGAACTGGCTATACGAACTAGTATCTCCTGGTCATGATTCATGACACTACTCTATTTGATTCCatataattcttgtagttttagaTAACAACACTGTGTCTACAGCTCTGAAATATACCTTGGACTATGATTTTCTATTATGACATGAATGGAAaatgaaatatatatttttgttaACTACTTGTAGTGAATATTACTCACTCTGTGCCAACATAAGTGGTATTTTaagtttgtcctaagtcaaaccatTCCAAGTTTAACCATTTTTTTAGGAAAGAACATCAATATTTATGGCACCAAATAGATAAAATATGAAAATATGTTTCATGATAATTTAATAATActtatttgaaattcaaaatattggtattttttgtataaatttggtcaaacttgaaatattTTGATGACAAACCTAAAACATCACTTATTTCGGGACGGATGGAGTATATGATATAGCAGTGCTCctgctttttttttgaaaaaaaaactaccTGTAAGAAATTATAGCCCTTTTAATGAATAtatatgaatatatatatatatataaggaacTGTGGTCTAGCTAGATGCTATTGAATTTTATGAGAGGTCCAGGTCCTGTTGCTAAATTGTTAAACTGGAGTTATCACACGTTTATCTTGATATATTTATATATCCACACCTTTGGAATATATATAAAGGAATTGCAAATTTATATATAATCATGTGTACTACCACAGAACACGTCCACACCTGTGCCATCACATTGGAAGTTGGAAATATAGATTGTTGGGCCGGACAATTACTTCATCCAACAACTACACAAGATCGAACGCAACAATATATCTAGACATCATCTATGGTGGCCGATGGTACTTTGAATGCTTTATGGTGTGTGTGCATGCATGGGACGACCAGACAACTACTACATGCTGGTAGGAGGTAGCCCTTTTCAATGGGACACTGTTGCTGTGGTTGAACCGCCAGAATGAAGACCATGTTCCCTTTTGAGAATTTGTAATAAAAGAGATTTTAGACGGAAATGCGATGTCTTAAATATGGAAATGTGCTATTGAATATTTTTTTTCGCAGCAAAGCCTTGAAGATAGAAGGTTGATAGTTGATTGTTGgcttaaaaatatttttctatccACTACTAAAAATACTCGGGCTGCGGAGATAGACACCCCGATCTATTTTAGCTTAAGGTAAAAATGAATCAAGCCCTGGACGAAATGGGCTCCTGCAACCAGGCagttggagagcaggcctcTGTAACTAT is part of the Sorghum bicolor cultivar BTx623 chromosome 10, Sorghum_bicolor_NCBIv3, whole genome shotgun sequence genome and harbors:
- the LOC8083303 gene encoding GDSL esterase/lipase At2g42990 — protein: MPSSSSSSSSSQSRSRPCCWLPLLLVLHFSRRATAAGKVPALIVFGDSTVDAGNNNFIPTVARGNFPPYGRDFDRGVATGRFSNGRLVTDFLSEAFGLPSSVPAYLDPGYTIDQLATGVSFASGGTGLDDLTAEIASVIPMSQQLEYFKEYKARLQLAKGETAANGIIAEAVYIFSIGTNDFIVNYFTFPLRQAQYTPAEYAAYLVGLAEAAVRDAYGLGARKMEFTGLAPFGCIPAARTLNRDDPGDCNEEYNRLAATFNAGLQEVVRRLDGELAGARVVYAETYSVVADIVANPSDYGFENVEQGCCGTGLIETSVMCGLDEPLTCQDADKYVFFDSVHPSEQTYRILADHILNTALRVFL